A single genomic interval of Candidatus Gracilibacteria bacterium harbors:
- the tilS gene encoding tRNA lysidine(34) synthetase TilS, whose amino-acid sequence MHTFIETFSKYISPENTIILAVSGGVDSMVLLDLVRKCHPEENIIVAHFDHSLRGAESDADSDFVTKFCNSINIRIRTKKMDIGTLAKEKKGSLEAIARHERYMFLEEVRKKYHARYILTAHHADDQVETILLNLLKGGKIQGLSGMSIESGYILRPFLTKTKANILHYAETCHIPYREDSTNSDTNFERNKIRHQVTPILLEINPSFHRTIEHLAEYMQDMTAYFDVASGDWFANAEKNSGKPKTFLITEFQGVHPFFQRELIVELYRHAHHGSNQGLSAKLVEELIRFIADKNSFGVKDIGKLHLERRGERIVIGFSSI is encoded by the coding sequence ATGCATACATTTATTGAAACATTTTCGAAATACATTTCTCCAGAAAATACAATCATCCTTGCCGTGAGTGGAGGAGTGGATAGTATGGTCCTTCTGGATCTTGTGCGCAAGTGCCATCCTGAAGAAAATATTATCGTAGCACATTTTGACCATTCACTTCGAGGAGCTGAATCAGATGCTGATAGTGATTTTGTTACGAAATTTTGCAATAGTATAAATATACGAATCAGGACGAAGAAAATGGATATCGGAACACTGGCAAAAGAGAAGAAATGATCGCTCGAAGCAATTGCTCGTCATGAGCGTTATATGTTTCTCGAAGAAGTCCGCAAAAAATATCATGCGAGATATATTCTCACTGCGCATCATGCCGATGATCAAGTAGAAACGATTCTTCTGAATCTTCTGAAGTGAGGAAAAATTCAAGGACTTTCCGGGATGAGCATCGAATCAGGCTACATTCTTCGTCCATTTCTCACCAAAACAAAAGCAAATATTCTCCACTATGCTGAGACGTGTCATATCCCATATCGGGAAGACAGTACCAATTCTGATACGAACTTCGAACGAAATAAGATCCGTCATCAGGTGACACCAATATTACTGGAGATAAATCCATCATTCCATCGCACTATAGAGCATCTCGCGGAATATATGCAAGATATGACGGCGTATTTCGATGTTGCTTCGTGAGATTGGTTCGCGAATGCTGAGAAAAATTCCGGAAAACCAAAAACATTTCTTATTACAGAATTTCAGTGAGTTCATCCATTCTTCCAGCGAGAACTCATCGTCGAACTCTATCGTCATGCACATCATGGTTCCAATCAGGGGCTCTCGGCAAAGTTGGTGGAAGAATTGATTCGGTTTATTGCTGATAAAAATTCTTTCTGAGTGAAAGATATCGGAAAACTGCATCTCGAGAGGCGAGGGGAGAGGATAGTTATTGGTTTTTCTTCTATATAG
- a CDS encoding thioredoxin domain-containing protein — protein MGKYIVLLFSLVFLASCTGVVTNTSPTQNTSGATVGIVIDAPTYGSGTHQIEYYADFQCPACINFSHTFLPVLEELAAAGKATITYKQFPLTRIHKNAYRDSLAFYCAVEQNGKFMDYKKALYALEEKKAGATVSDDERVAAADGLGIDTVKFSSCLKENTYAASVDRDVADGDAARVNATPTVILDGTKLDFSIFSTVDDFKSQMDRILSK, from the coding sequence ATGTGAAAATATATAGTTCTTCTTTTTTCTCTGGTATTTCTCGCATCTTGTACGGGTGTTGTGACAAATACATCTCCTACCCAGAATACGTCTGGGGCCACTGTAGGTATCGTGATAGATGCTCCAACCTATGGAAGCGGAACCCACCAGATTGAATATTATGCTGACTTCCAATGTCCGGCTTGTATCAACTTTTCTCATACATTTCTCCCAGTTCTGGAAGAATTGGCAGCCGCAGGAAAGGCGACTATCACCTATAAACAATTTCCACTTACTCGCATTCATAAGAATGCCTACCGTGATTCCCTTGCATTTTACTGTGCTGTCGAACAGAATGGGAAATTCATGGACTACAAGAAGGCTCTCTATGCACTCGAAGAAAAGAAAGCAGGAGCAACCGTATCCGATGATGAACGTGTAGCTGCGGCTGATGGGCTTGGTATTGACACTGTGAAATTCTCATCATGTCTCAAAGAGAATACATATGCAGCAAGTGTAGATCGTGATGTGGCTGATGGTGATGCAGCACGTGTGAATGCTACTCCGACCGTGATTCTCGATGGAACAAAGCTCGATTTTTCAATCTTCTCGACTGTCGATGACTTCAAGAGCCAGATGGATCGTATCCTTTCCAAGTAA
- a CDS encoding exodeoxyribonuclease III: MRIISWNVNGIRAVEKKGEIQNLVNTYSPDIFFMQEIKGTPDKFSESMNHPEGYIAHYNPAEKAGYAGTGVWISSRMYDDYDVEFLDSFLGDPTANEGRVAHVKLTSKKSGEKVLHIFGIYFPNGGKSEQAWHDKLVFYTEFAKYMDELRASGAGVIWGGDINCAHQEIDLARPKENDGKIGFHPLERAWLDGRVQDGWHDIWRTKNPDVRDVYSWWDVITRSRERNVGWRIDALWADDITIANIRNIEYLTNQMGSDHCPMMLDF; encoded by the coding sequence ATGCGAATAATCTCCTGGAATGTGAATGGTATCCGTGCGGTCGAAAAGAAGTGAGAAATCCAGAATCTCGTGAATACGTATAGTCCAGACATTTTCTTCATGCAAGAAATCAAAGGAACTCCTGATAAATTCTCAGAATCCATGAATCATCCAGAATGATATATAGCTCACTACAATCCCGCTGAGAAGGCTGGATATGCTGGAACGGGCGTATGGATTAGTTCGCGTATGTATGATGATTATGATGTGGAATTTCTTGATTCATTTCTTGGTGATCCGACGGCGAATGAAGGGAGAGTGGCGCATGTGAAACTTACATCAAAAAAGTCATGAGAAAAAGTACTTCATATTTTTGGTATCTACTTTCCGAATGGGGGAAAATCAGAACAAGCATGGCACGATAAACTTGTATTCTATACGGAATTCGCGAAATATATGGACGAACTGCGTGCGAGTGGGGCAGGGGTGATATGGGGATGAGATATCAATTGTGCACATCAGGAGATTGATCTCGCACGGCCGAAGGAGAATGATGGGAAAATCGGATTCCATCCACTTGAACGTGCTTGGCTCGATGGTCGAGTGCAAGATGGTTGGCATGATATCTGGCGTACAAAAAATCCCGACGTGCGGGATGTGTATTCTTGGTGGGATGTGATTACTCGGTCCCGCGAGAGAAATGTCGGGTGGCGTATCGATGCGCTTTGGGCGGATGATATTACTATAGCAAATATTCGCAATATAGAGTATCTCACCAACCAGATGGGATCAGATCACTGTCCGATGATGCTGGATTTCTAG
- a CDS encoding type II secretion system protein produces the protein MHKRGGFTLVELMIVIAIIGVLALLLPSISHMYFERAKQTQTKVAILNLQNIIEEARINTDKVLGQITGSYCTEYKCKPPPRGDLTGPLVNIPETNECYTSWKSAVDKIFFYAGHDSAEAEKYYRDPWNAPYLLDENEGEFATACDRIMSSFGNAFSGLYLYKFSRLDGVICP, from the coding sequence ATGCATAAGAGGTGAGGATTCACGCTTGTGGAACTTATGATTGTTATTGCGATTATAGGGGTACTTGCACTATTATTGCCGAGTATTTCTCATATGTATTTCGAGCGAGCAAAACAAACTCAAACAAAAGTTGCAATACTAAATCTGCAAAATATTATCGAAGAAGCAAGAATTAATACAGATAAAGTTCTCTGACAAATAACGGGAAGTTATTGTACGGAGTATAAATGTAAACCACCTCCACGTTGAGATCTCACTTGACCACTAGTAAATATTCCAGAAACCAATGAATGCTATACCTCATGGAAGAGTGCAGTGGATAAAATATTTTTCTACGCTTGACATGATAGTGCTGAAGCGGAAAAATACTATCGAGATCCATGGAATGCACCATACCTTCTCGATGAAAATGAATGAGAATTTGCCACTGCGTGTGATCGTATCATGAGTTCCTTTTGAAATGCTTTTAGCTGACTTTATCTCTATAAGTTTTCCCGTCTTGATGGAGTTATTTGCCCGTAA
- the glmS gene encoding glutamine--fructose-6-phosphate transaminase (isomerizing) — MCGIFAYNGSENPIPLLVEGLRNLEYRGYDSAGLVALSPTGEIFLEKAVGKVSNLATKVEKNDKRNADYTTGIAHTRWATHGGVTEKNTHPHYSEDMRFFVVHNGIIENYHELKEELQKKGYHFYSETDTEVVAKLIEEMYEKDLLSTFERVLTRLVGAYALAVVDREDPGVLIGAKLGSPMIVGVSDEGTFLSSDINAVSRVATEFVTLEDYEIIRIENGKYSIFALGEEVEKDREKITEEFQTASIGNFETFTEKEINEIPDVFMNALKGRINFDTETITNETLDALGDHEIERIEIIASGSSYFAGVVGSSWFKEIAHIPCDVRISSEFLYDTFLPNKKTLYVFMSQSGETADVRESLKMVKEKGCLTFGIVNVVGSTIARMCEMGLYTHSGVEVGVASTKNIIGQLAVLILMALALGMKRDLQVKDAREIIRKMKELPTKFHDQLMAAKSLNPIVEKYSKYQNFFFLGRNLLYGTAAEASLKLKELTYLHAECYSSGELKHGPLALIRPEMPSIVLNLKGVLRDKTESNIKEIKARNGVVLGVVTAGEGKRADLYDDVIEVPSTHPLLSPFLPLIPLWLMAVGIAKKLGRDVDKPQNLAKSVTVE; from the coding sequence ATGTGCTGAATATTTGCTTATAATGGATCAGAAAATCCAATTCCTCTTCTCGTCGAATGACTTCGCAATCTCGAATATCGCGGATATGATTCTGCTGGTCTTGTAGCACTTTCTCCGACGGGAGAGATTTTCCTCGAGAAAGCCGTCGGGAAAGTCTCGAATCTCGCGACGAAAGTCGAGAAAAACGACAAAAGAAATGCGGATTATACAACGGGAATTGCTCATACACGCTGGGCGACACACGGTGGTGTAACGGAGAAAAATACACATCCCCACTATTCTGAGGACATGCGGTTTTTCGTCGTTCACAATGGTATCATCGAGAATTATCATGAACTCAAAGAAGAACTTCAGAAAAAAGGATACCATTTCTACAGTGAGACGGATACGGAAGTAGTCGCGAAACTTATCGAAGAAATGTATGAGAAAGATCTCCTTTCGACGTTCGAGCGAGTGCTGACGAGATTGGTTGGTGCTTACGCCCTCGCGGTTGTCGATCGCGAAGATCCTGGAGTGCTTATCGGTGCGAAGCTCGGAAGTCCGATGATTGTCGGAGTTTCAGACGAAGGAACATTTCTTTCGAGTGATATCAATGCTGTTTCTCGAGTGGCGACAGAATTCGTGACATTGGAAGACTATGAGATTATTCGTATCGAAAACGGGAAATATTCTATCTTCGCACTCGGAGAAGAAGTAGAGAAAGATCGTGAGAAAATCACGGAAGAATTCCAGACGGCGAGTATCGGGAATTTCGAGACGTTCACTGAGAAAGAAATCAATGAGATTCCGGATGTTTTCATGAATGCACTGAAGGGTCGTATCAATTTCGATACCGAGACCATCACGAATGAGACACTCGATGCACTCGGAGATCATGAGATCGAACGAATCGAGATTATCGCGAGCGGTTCGAGCTATTTCGCTGGAGTGGTCGGTTCGAGCTGGTTCAAGGAGATTGCTCATATTCCGTGTGATGTTCGTATTAGTAGCGAATTCTTGTATGATACATTTCTTCCGAACAAGAAAACACTCTATGTCTTCATGTCGCAATCAGGTGAGACGGCGGATGTCCGCGAGAGTCTGAAGATGGTGAAAGAAAAAGGATGTCTCACATTCGGTATCGTGAACGTAGTCGGTTCGACGATTGCTCGCATGTGCGAGATGGGACTCTATACACATTCAGGAGTGGAAGTCGGTGTCGCATCGACCAAGAATATCATCGGGCAACTCGCAGTGCTCATCCTCATGGCACTCGCACTCGGGATGAAACGCGATCTTCAGGTGAAGGATGCACGTGAAATTATCCGCAAGATGAAGGAACTTCCGACGAAGTTCCATGACCAGCTCATGGCCGCAAAATCCCTGAATCCAATCGTCGAGAAATATTCCAAATACCAGAACTTCTTCTTCCTCGGTCGCAATCTCCTCTATGGAACTGCCGCAGAAGCATCACTCAAGCTCAAAGAACTCACGTACCTTCATGCAGAATGCTATTCGAGTGGAGAACTGAAGCACGGTCCGCTCGCACTTATTCGTCCAGAGATGCCATCGATAGTACTGAATCTCAAGTGAGTTCTCCGTGATAAGACAGAATCGAATATTAAGGAGATCAAGGCTCGAAATGGTGTTGTGCTCGGAGTGGTCACGGCTGGCGAAGGGAAGCGCGCAGATCTCTATGACGATGTTATCGAAGTGCCGAGCACGCATCCGCTTCTCTCTCCGTTTCTCCCGCTCATTCCACTCTGGCTCATGGCGGTGGGAATTGCGAAGAAACTTGGGCGTGATGTGGATAAACCGCAGAATCTCGCGAAGAGTGTGACGGTGGAATAG
- a CDS encoding inorganic phosphate transporter yields MDIFILILCLGIVLSFEFINGMNDTANAIAPVIYSHSLEAKKSVFLAAVLNFLGVLLGGTTVAMSILHLLPLGIITEQPTNFGILLVLSILIAAIIWDLGAWYLALPVSSSHALIGSILGVSIAIMYSAAGSEFTPHWGKAEEVVVGLLISPIIGFGCALILIYIAHRFIKREEYFRAPMNAGDRPSLAIRSTLILASGLVSFMHGKNDGQKGVGIATLILITLIPSAFAINPKLDMNTLSENVHAISTQVAQIDTNKLPTREAELTGNIKIATNELQTLIAKAGNGEIDRAGIRKNIFKIRDNYTSLNTLETNNLVPSASANSVHISLANINENINNLLGATDYVPWWIIVLVSIAIGSGTMIGWKRIVETIGEKIGKYKMNYSQAASSAFITAGTIGAASTLGLPVSTTHVMSSSVAGTMVEEHGWKNGIDPHMVKHILLAWILTMPSTILIAGTLFLGLQWFFL; encoded by the coding sequence ATGGATATTTTTATTCTCATTCTCTGTCTCTGAATCGTCCTCTCGTTCGAATTCATCAACGGAATGAATGATACAGCAAATGCCATCGCACCTGTTATTTATAGTCATTCTCTCGAAGCGAAAAAGTCAGTATTCCTCGCTGCTGTTCTGAATTTTCTCGGGGTTTTGCTCGGTGGAACTACGGTTGCCATGAGTATTCTTCATCTTCTACCACTCGGAATTATCACTGAACAACCGACCAATTTTGGTATTCTGCTTGTGCTTTCGATTCTGATTGCTGCAATTATCTGGGATCTCGGAGCATGGTATCTCGCACTTCCAGTTTCGAGTTCTCACGCACTTATCGGATCGATTCTCTGAGTCAGTATTGCTATCATGTATTCCGCTGCTGGAAGTGAATTCACTCCGCATTGGGGAAAAGCGGAAGAAGTCGTAGTTGGACTTTTGATTTCTCCTATTATTGGTTTTGGTTGTGCTCTCATTCTCATCTACATCGCACACCGATTCATCAAACGCGAAGAATACTTCAGGGCTCCTATGAATGCATGAGATCGTCCAAGTCTTGCTATACGATCGACCTTGATTCTCGCATCTGGACTAGTGAGCTTCATGCATGGAAAAAATGATGGACAAAAAGGCGTCGGAATCGCGACGCTTATTCTCATAACCCTGATTCCAAGCGCTTTCGCGATAAATCCGAAGCTGGATATGAACACACTCTCAGAGAATGTTCATGCTATCTCTACCCAAGTAGCACAAATAGATACGAACAAACTCCCAACTCGTGAAGCAGAACTCACTGGTAATATAAAAATTGCAACCAATGAACTCCAAACGCTCATCGCAAAAGCAGGAAATGGGGAAATCGATCGTGCAGGAATCCGCAAAAATATATTCAAAATCCGGGATAATTATACATCACTCAATACTCTCGAGACAAACAATCTTGTCCCGAGTGCAAGTGCGAATAGTGTCCATATTTCTCTCGCGAACATCAATGAAAACATCAATAATCTGCTCGGTGCTACAGATTATGTACCATGGTGGATTATTGTTCTTGTATCTATCGCAATCGGTTCTGGAACAATGATTGGATGGAAACGTATCGTCGAAACTATCGGTGAAAAAATCGGGAAATATAAAATGAATTATTCACAAGCGGCATCTTCTGCTTTTATCACAGCAGGAACAATTGGCGCCGCTTCTACTCTCGGACTCCCTGTCTCTACGACTCACGTCATGTCATCGAGTGTGGCAGGTACGATGGTCGAAGAACATGGATGGAAAAATGGTATTGATCCACATATGGTCAAACATATTCTCCTCGCATGGATACTCACTATGCCATCGACGATTCTCATTGCAGGAACTTTATTCCTCGGACTTCAGTGGTTTTTTCTCTAG
- a CDS encoding OB-fold nucleic acid binding domain-containing protein, with the protein MSTPNYSTETLDRIRKLERIKTLGVNPYATKFDITHQIGQILVNHPAKIEEGQTSSFRAVEDIIPAPVSEVSLAGRVMLHRSFGKICFATINDGTGRVQILFSRENCNIIVDGEKKTELSPVILNEVKDPGTMETLDSSAKPQNDGSAESLSAYKFAEKLIDLGDFVGVKGELFYTHKGELTLFVSEFSFLTKAIRPLPEKFHGMENEDERYRKRYLDMAMDDELRALFYRKAKFWETIRNFMKDKGFLEVETPTIEHTTGGAEARPFATHHNDYDVDVYMRICVGELWQKRLMAGGFPKTFEIGRAYRNEGSSPEHLQEFTNMEFYWSYADYEDGMKLVQELYQAIALTVYGRTKFTAKGHEFDLAGNWPKVDYLEAVESKTGINLLTATDEEMKAKLAELGVKYEGDNRERLTDTLWKYVRKTITGPAFLVNHPQIISPLAKASAKSPGKVERFQPIIAGSEVGNGFSELNDPLDQRSRFELQQELLAQGDDEAMMPEWDFVEMLEHGMPPTCGFGFGERFFAFLEDKPLRECQYFPFIKPRFGSHHSLGGE; encoded by the coding sequence ATGTCTACTCCAAACTACTCCACCGAAACCCTCGACCGCATCCGAAAACTCGAACGTATCAAAACGCTCGGGGTAAATCCATACGCTACCAAGTTCGATATCACACACCAGATTGGACAGATTCTCGTGAATCATCCAGCAAAAATCGAGGAAGGTCAGACTTCGTCTTTTCGTGCTGTGGAAGATATTATCCCTGCGCCCGTGAGCGAAGTTTCGCTTGCTGGACGTGTGATGCTTCATCGCAGTTTCGGGAAAATCTGTTTCGCGACGATCAATGATGGAACTGGACGTGTCCAGATTCTTTTTTCTCGTGAGAATTGCAACATCATCGTCGATGGTGAGAAAAAAACAGAACTCTCTCCCGTCATCCTGAACGAAGTGAAGGATCCAGGAACAATGGAAACACTGGATTCTTCGGCAAAGCCTCAGAATGACGGAAGCGCGGAATCTTTATCTGCATATAAATTCGCAGAGAAACTGATTGATTTATGAGATTTTGTCGGAGTCAAGTGAGAGCTTTTCTACACACACAAGGGGGAGCTCACACTCTTCGTGTCAGAATTCTCATTTCTCACGAAAGCCATCCGCCCACTTCCAGAGAAATTCCACGGAATGGAGAATGAAGATGAGCGCTACCGCAAGCGCTACCTCGATATGGCAATGGACGATGAACTCCGTGCTCTGTTTTATCGCAAAGCGAAATTCTGGGAAACGATTCGCAACTTCATGAAGGACAAGGGATTTCTCGAAGTCGAGACTCCGACGATCGAACATACGACGGGCGGAGCCGAGGCTCGACCGTTCGCGACGCATCACAACGACTACGATGTCGATGTCTATATGCGCATCTGTGTCGGAGAACTCTGGCAGAAGAGACTTATGGCAGGAGGATTTCCGAAGACATTCGAGATTGGACGCGCCTATCGCAACGAAGGTTCAAGTCCTGAACACCTCCAGGAATTCACGAATATGGAATTCTACTGGTCATACGCCGACTACGAGGATGGCATGAAACTCGTCCAAGAGCTCTACCAAGCCATCGCACTCACAGTATATGGTCGTACGAAATTCACGGCAAAAGGACATGAATTCGACCTCGCGGGTAACTGGCCAAAAGTCGACTACCTCGAAGCAGTGGAATCAAAAACAGGAATCAATCTCCTCACAGCGACCGATGAAGAGATGAAAGCAAAACTCGCAGAACTCGGTGTGAAATACGAAGGAGATAATCGTGAACGTCTCACAGACACGCTCTGGAAATACGTACGAAAAACCATCACTGGCCCAGCATTTCTCGTGAATCATCCGCAGATTATCTCTCCTCTTGCGAAAGCAAGTGCGAAATCCCCAGGAAAAGTCGAACGATTCCAGCCGATTATCGCGGGAAGTGAGGTGGGAAATGGATTCTCAGAGCTCAATGATCCACTCGATCAGCGATCCAGATTCGAGCTCCAACAAGAACTCCTCGCACAGTGAGATGATGAAGCGATGATGCCAGAATGGGACTTCGTCGAGATGCTCGAACACGGTATGCCTCCGACGTGTGGATTCGGATTCGGTGAGCGATTCTTCGCCTTCCTCGAAGACAAGCCGCTCCGCGAATGTCAGTACTTCCCTTTTATCAAACCAAGGTTTGGAAGTCATCACTCGCTCGGATGAGAATAA
- a CDS encoding restriction endonuclease: protein MRKTSYKRKRYYHSSPQSFQSFLEDMFVRILQFGVALILLVLMPYYIKIMEYYFWLVDYVIRNPYILIPITIVVMVVFWVLIKFQKYRKQKRYMALQRFNEIMKLDWREFETFIASVLEEKGFHSILGAGIKDGGVDVTAIYDEQKYFVQCKHYETDLIGVEKIRELHGVMNGENPPAGGIFVTTTGFTTDAVSEAKKYGIELWDRNYLKKLVESREIIHDTFNSNYGLCERCGGELILRVAKNGEHSGEQFLGCANYPKCTFIKQL, encoded by the coding sequence ATGCGAAAAACTTCATACAAAAGGAAGAGATATTATCATTCCTCTCCGCAAAGCTTTCAATCTTTTCTGGAAGATATGTTTGTTCGAATTTTGCAGTTTGGAGTTGCCTTGATTTTACTAGTACTAATGCCTTATTATATTAAAATAATGGAATATTATTTCTGGCTTGTTGATTATGTCATAAGGAATCCATATATTCTCATTCCCATTACAATAGTTGTAATGGTTGTTTTCTGGGTACTAATAAAATTTCAGAAGTACCGAAAGCAGAAAAGATATATGGCACTCCAGAGATTTAATGAAATTATGAAGTTAGATTGGCGTGAATTTGAAACATTTATTGCAAGTGTTCTTGAAGAGAAATGATTTCACTCAATTCTGTGAGCAGGAATAAAAGATTGATGAGTCGATGTAACTGCAATATATGATGAGCAAAAATATTTTGTGCAATGTAAACATTATGAAACAGATCTAATCTGAGTTGAGAAAATTCGTGAACTTCACGGAGTAATGAATGGTGAAAATCCTCCAGCAGGATGAATCTTTGTTACCACAACATGATTCACTACTGATGCCGTTTCTGAGGCTAAGAAGTATGGAATAGAACTTTGGGATAGAAATTATCTTAAGAAATTGGTGGAAAGTAGGGAAATAATACATGATACTTTCAATTCAAATTATGGTCTCTGTGAAAGATGTTGATGAGAGCTTATCTTACGAGTAGCAAAAAATTGAGAACATTCATGAGAACAATTTCTCGGGTGTGCAAATTACCCAAAATGTACTTTTATTAAACAATTATAG
- a CDS encoding polyribonucleotide nucleotidyltransferase codes for MIVALKDKLALSRAVVEKTYSIGGKQITFESGRLALFATGSVVIKDEDGNFLLTTTGIGNPKDGDFFPLTVEYQEKYYANGKIGGNRFMKREGRPSETSILNSRVIDRPIRPMFPKGTRTEVQIISTIMSSSGVSDFGWYGVTGASLSVMLAGVKEFEAPVSGVRVIADEAGNFIFDPTFEQLQTAHLDLTVAGTEDAITMVESQGDQVSNDLMVRAFEFAHAIIKDFCKAQKDFVAEYTKVYVLPETELTVVETDTEVLAKVHALVTEDEIKALYNLGKLEFHDAIHHLVESVAEKLGYDEETNTPKMADIADSVKDVVKTHMRKTVLGTRSRLDGRAPGEVRPVRATAPILPRTHGSALFERGVTQVLSITTLGGPSDIQLIDDMYEEDTKRYIHHYNFPPFSVGEVKPLRGVGRREVGHGRLAEKALEPVLPDETDFPYMIRVVSETTTCNGSSSMGSVCGSTMSLMDAGVPIKAMVAGVAMGMIYDETTGKYEILADIQAQEDFLGDMDFKVARTDTGITALQMDCKISGLSMDVIREVFAKSINACGYIMGEMKKCLAEPRKELSPYAPFLLAVHVPEEKMREVIGKGGETIQGIEKDFGVEVNLEDDGQCTITAKTQEAGKAALEFIKGILKDIEVGDIYEGKIVKILDTVGAIVEIAKGKEGMIHISKFGVKERIADVNTVAKVGEIVKVKVYSVDKEKGRIGLEKINSEV; via the coding sequence ATGATTGTTGCCCTCAAGGATAAGCTCGCACTCTCGCGAGCTGTTGTCGAAAAAACCTACTCTATCGGTGGGAAACAAATCACGTTCGAATCTGGACGTCTCGCGCTCTTCGCGACTGGTTCTGTGGTTATCAAGGATGAGGATGGAAATTTTCTCCTCACAACTACTGGTATCGGGAATCCGAAAGATGGAGACTTTTTTCCTCTCACGGTAGAATACCAAGAGAAATACTATGCGAATGGAAAAATCGGTGGGAATCGCTTCATGAAGCGAGAAGGTCGTCCGAGCGAGACTTCTATCCTGAATAGTCGTGTCATCGATCGTCCTATCCGTCCGATGTTCCCGAAAGGAACTCGCACAGAAGTACAGATTATCTCGACTATCATGAGCTCGAGCGGTGTTTCTGACTTCGGTTGGTATGGTGTCACTGGTGCTTCTCTCTCTGTTATGCTCGCGGGCGTGAAGGAATTCGAAGCTCCTGTTTCTGGAGTTCGCGTGATTGCGGATGAGGCTGGGAATTTCATTTTTGACCCGACATTCGAACAACTCCAGACAGCGCACCTCGACCTCACCGTTGCTGGAACTGAAGATGCTATCACCATGGTAGAAAGCCAAGGAGATCAGGTTTCCAATGATCTCATGGTTCGCGCATTTGAGTTCGCTCACGCGATTATCAAGGATTTCTGTAAGGCACAGAAAGATTTCGTTGCTGAATATACAAAAGTCTACGTCCTTCCTGAAACAGAACTCACTGTCGTAGAGACGGATACAGAAGTTCTCGCAAAAGTCCATGCGCTTGTCACAGAAGATGAGATCAAGGCACTCTACAATCTCGGAAAACTCGAGTTCCACGATGCTATCCACCATCTCGTAGAATCAGTTGCTGAGAAACTCGGATACGACGAAGAAACCAATACTCCAAAAATGGCAGATATTGCTGACAGTGTGAAGGATGTTGTGAAGACTCACATGCGAAAGACGGTTCTCGGAACTCGCTCACGTCTCGATGGTCGTGCGCCTGGTGAGGTTCGTCCTGTTCGTGCTACTGCGCCGATTCTTCCTCGCACTCATGGTTCTGCACTTTTCGAACGTGGTGTGACACAGGTTCTCTCTATCACGACACTCGGTGGACCATCAGATATCCAACTCATCGACGACATGTACGAAGAAGATACAAAACGCTATATCCATCACTACAACTTCCCTCCATTCTCTGTCGGTGAAGTGAAACCACTTCGTGGTGTTGGACGTCGCGAGGTTGGTCATGGTCGTCTCGCTGAGAAGGCACTTGAGCCAGTTCTGCCAGATGAGACAGATTTTCCATATATGATCCGTGTTGTCAGTGAAACTACGACTTGTAACGGTTCGAGTTCTATGGGAAGTGTCTGTGGATCGACTATGTCTCTCATGGACGCAGGTGTGCCGATCAAGGCTATGGTAGCAGGTGTTGCTATGGGAATGATCTACGATGAGACGACTGGAAAGTATGAGATTCTCGCTGATATCCAAGCTCAGGAAGACTTCCTCGGTGATATGGACTTCAAGGTAGCTCGTACAGATACTGGTATCACAGCACTTCAGATGGACTGTAAGATTTCTGGCCTCTCTATGGATGTGATTCGTGAAGTATTCGCGAAGTCTATCAATGCTTGTGGCTATATCATGGGTGAGATGAAAAAATGCCTCGCAGAACCACGCAAAGAACTCTCTCCATATGCACCATTCCTTCTCGCGGTTCATGTTCCAGAAGAGAAAATGCGCGAAGTCATCGGTAAAGGTGGTGAGACGATTCAGTGAATTGAAAAAGATTTCGGTGTGGAAGTGAACCTCGAAGATGATGGACAATGTACTATCACCGCGAAAACTCAAGAGGCTGGAAAAGCAGCACTTGAGTTCATCAAGGGTATTCTCAAAGACATCGAGGTTGGTGATATCTATGAAGGAAAAATCGTGAAAATCCTCGATACGGTTGGTGCTATCGTCGAGATTGCCAAAGGAAAGGAAGGAATGATCCATATCTCAAAATTCGGAGTCAAGGAGCGTATCGCAGATGTGAACACGGTTGCCAAGGTCGGTGAAATAGTGAAGGTAAAAGTCTATTCTGTCGACAAAGAAAAAGGACGAATTGGACTGGAAAAAATCAATTCCGAAGTATAA